A window of the Cicer arietinum cultivar CDC Frontier isolate Library 1 chromosome 6, Cicar.CDCFrontier_v2.0, whole genome shotgun sequence genome harbors these coding sequences:
- the LOC140918635 gene encoding LOW QUALITY PROTEIN: BIIDXI-like protein At5g11420 (The sequence of the model RefSeq protein was modified relative to this genomic sequence to represent the inferred CDS: substituted 2 bases at 2 genomic stop codons), whose translation HLKLNKGSFYSITFSAAHTCAQEKKLNVSVVPTTEKRDYGIIPIQTMYGSNGWESFACGFKADYEQGEIVIHNSGVEDDPACGPLIDYVALKVLNPPRRTRGNNNEAFVFDNNELIIIMILICTFLVXLIYXKNGNFEEGPYVFPNASWGVLIPPHIEDAHGPLPGWIVESLKVVKYIDSNHFYVPEGNRAIELVVGKESALAQVVITTIGKVYDLTFSVGDANNSCEGSMTVEAFAGGDTVQVPYESKGKGGFVRGKLRFKFLYFLAGLLALELKVDLLVLLSYVEGLYSGPPNDPISKLIHTYIEEKHQREITYGEKLQD comes from the coding sequence cacttgaaattaaataaaggtTCATTCTACTCAATCACATTCAGTGCAGCTCACACGTGTGCACAAGAAAAGAAACTTAATGTGTCTGTTGTCCCAACTACTGAGAAAAGAGATTATGGTATCATTCCTATACAAACTATGTATGGTAGTAATGGTTGGGAATCATTTGCTTGTGGCTTCAAAGCTGATTATGAACAAGGTGAAATTGTTATTCATAATTCTGGTGTTGAAGATGATCCTGCTTGTGGTCCCCTTATTGATTATGTTGCTTTGAAGGTTTTGAATCCACCTAGAAGAACTAGAGGTAATAATAATGAAGCATTTGTGTTTGAtaataatgaattaataataataatgatattaattTGTACGTTTTTGGTGTAgctaatttattgaaaaaatggaAACTTTGAAGAAGGACCATATGTATTTCCAAATGCATCATGGGGGGTTTTAATCCCACCACACATTGAAGATGCACACGGTCCATTACCAGGATGGATTGTTGAATCACTTAAAGTTGTTAAATACATTGATTCAAATCATTTCTATGTACCAGAAGGAAATAGAGCTATTGAACTTGTTGTTGGAAAAGAAAGTGCCTTAGCACAAGTTGTGATTACTACTATTGGTAAAGTTTATGATCTGACTTTTTCTGTTGGTGATGCAAATAATAGTTGTGAAGGTTCAATGACTGTGGAAGCTTTTGCTGGTGGTGACACTGTTCAAGTTCCTTATGAATCTAAAGGTAAAGGTGGTTTTGTTAGAGGGAAGCTTCGTTTCAAGTTCCTTTATTTTTTGGCTGGTCTATTAGCACTTGAACTTAAAGTTGATCTTCTTGTTTTATTAAGTTATGTTGAGGGCCTTTATAGTGGTCCTCCTAATGACCCAATCTCAAAGTTAATTCATACATATATAGAAGAAAAACATCAAAGAGAAATTACTTATGGAGAAAAACTTCAAGATTAG
- the LOC101495530 gene encoding delta-1-pyrroline-5-carboxylate synthase-like isoform X1 has translation MGTVFHKDAHLWKNIKQESAHEMAVAARNNSRRLQIAALAIQSGNGLLLKGGKEGRRSNAALHKVITSIMPDIVGDKLIGLVTSRDEIPDLLKLDDVIDLVVPKGSNRLVSQIKESTRIPVLGHANGICHVYVDKSANIDMAKQIIREATTDYPATCNAMETLLVHKNLSCNGGLNELILELQREGVQMYGGPKASAMLNIVETSSFYHKYSSLTCTIEIVEDVFTAIDHINKHGRHVRVLEIIFIFVIIITNFIIGLCCFI, from the exons ATGGGTACTGTCTTTCATAAAGATGCACATCTGTGGAAAAACATTAAGCAAGAGAGCGCACATGAAATGGCAGTTGCAGCACGTAATAATTCTAGACGACTTCAG ATTGCTGCATTGGCAATTCAAAGTGGGAATGGGTTATTACTTAAAGGAGGAAAGGAAGGTCGAAGATCAAATGCTGCCTTACACAAg GTGATTACTTCAATCATGCCAGATATAGTTGGCGACAAACTCATTGGGCTTGTGACTTCAAGGGATGAAATTCCAGATCTACTCAAG CTTGATGATGTGATAGATCTTGTGGTCCCTAAAGGCAGTAACAGGCTTGTTTCTCAAATCAAGGAGTCAACAAGAATTCCAGTTCTTGGTCATGCTA ATGGAATTTGTCATGTATATGTTGACAAGTCTGCTAATATTGATATGGCAAAGCAGATAATTAGGGAGGCAACGACTGATTATCCTGCTACCTGCAATGCAATG GAAACTCTTCTTGTACACAAGAATTTGTCGTGTAATGGTGGACTTAATGAGCTTATCCTTGAACTCCAACGTGAAG GCGTTCAAATGTATGGTGGACCAAAAGCGAGTGCCATGCTAAACATTGTTGAAACGAGTTCTTTTTATCATAAGTACAGCTCACTTACTTGCACAATTGAAATTGTTGAAGATGTCTTCACTGCCATTGACCACATAAATAAACATGGAAGGCATGTTCGAGTCCtcgaaattattttcatttttgttatcattatcactaattttattataggtCTTTGCTGCTTTATTTGA
- the LOC101495530 gene encoding delta-1-pyrroline-5-carboxylate synthase-like isoform X2, translating into MGTVFHKDAHLWKNIKQESAHEMAVAARNNSRRLQIAALAIQSGNGLLLKGGKEGRRSNAALHKVITSIMPDIVGDKLIGLVTSRDEIPDLLKLDDVIDLVVPKGSNRLVSQIKESTRIPVLGHANGICHVYVDKSANIDMAKQIIREATTDYPATCNAMETLLVHKNLSCNGGLNELILELQREGVQMYGGPKASAMLNIVETSSFYHKYSSLTCTIEIVEDVFTAIDHINKHGSDH; encoded by the exons ATGGGTACTGTCTTTCATAAAGATGCACATCTGTGGAAAAACATTAAGCAAGAGAGCGCACATGAAATGGCAGTTGCAGCACGTAATAATTCTAGACGACTTCAG ATTGCTGCATTGGCAATTCAAAGTGGGAATGGGTTATTACTTAAAGGAGGAAAGGAAGGTCGAAGATCAAATGCTGCCTTACACAAg GTGATTACTTCAATCATGCCAGATATAGTTGGCGACAAACTCATTGGGCTTGTGACTTCAAGGGATGAAATTCCAGATCTACTCAAG CTTGATGATGTGATAGATCTTGTGGTCCCTAAAGGCAGTAACAGGCTTGTTTCTCAAATCAAGGAGTCAACAAGAATTCCAGTTCTTGGTCATGCTA ATGGAATTTGTCATGTATATGTTGACAAGTCTGCTAATATTGATATGGCAAAGCAGATAATTAGGGAGGCAACGACTGATTATCCTGCTACCTGCAATGCAATG GAAACTCTTCTTGTACACAAGAATTTGTCGTGTAATGGTGGACTTAATGAGCTTATCCTTGAACTCCAACGTGAAG GCGTTCAAATGTATGGTGGACCAAAAGCGAGTGCCATGCTAAACATTGTTGAAACGAGTTCTTTTTATCATAAGTACAGCTCACTTACTTGCACAATTGAAATTGTTGAAGATGTCTTCACTGCCATTGACCACATAAATAAACATGGAAG TGATCACTGA